The stretch of DNA CAGGTTTTTATATTGTGAATAAAAGAATTTCTTGAAACTGACCATTGTCAAAGCAGAATTTTAAAGGCATTTTTCCAGTTTCATTTTTAAGCAAATATTCAAAACCTGAAATTCTATTATTTTAGATTCTCGCTTTTGCGAGAATGACAATTTCAAAGGAAACTCCGAGGCAAGAGCCTCGAAGAATTCTTCTTCTATTAAAATTTATTCGGATGAAGCTCCTATCTCCTCAATAGCATCAACCCTATTAAAACCAATAACATTTTTGTATATCAGATATATTGGATGATAAACAAAAGCAGCCGTAAAAAGCAGCCCTATTCCACACAACAAAAAACCAACGATTTGTGATAAAATGGAAGCTACAATCATTAAACCAAAAGTGATTAACCATTTTTTGTTTCCTAATTTAAAACTCACTTTCACAATTTCGCCTACACTAAGTTCAGGATTAAAGGCATATATTAATGAAAAGTAAGATAACGGTATCATCACATAAAATATAGGCAAATAACATAATAACATAGCCAAAATAGCAATTCCGAAAGAAGCCAGCATTAATACAAATATTTTACTTAAATGTTTTCCTTTCACAAAATAGAAGAAATCGGATGTTGTTACCGATTCGTTATAATCCAGCTTTCGCATGATTCTGAAAAATGCAGCATTTAAAGCTACTGAAATTGCTCCTAAAACGAATATTCCAACAATCACAAACAAAACGTATAATATAGACATCCCTGCAAAAAAGCCACTAAATGCCTCAGAATCTGAATACCCACTCTCTTGCTGCGCAATTATCATACCTATTAAAGGAAGGTATAAAACAATAATTAAAGGCATCATAATTATTACTGTAAACAACTGTAATAAAAATCCTTGAAGCCATGTCTTTTTAAACAATTCAATGGACTCATTAAAAATAGTTCCGAAATCTAAAGCTTTGGCATTTTCTATCTTTTCTAACAAACCGTTAATGGTATTCATATATAAAATTTTATAGATGAAGTGTTTAAACTTTTTTTATTGGCTGCAAAATATCCTTTTACCTCCACATTTTGTCTTTTTATTACTACGTAGCGATGCTATGCAGCTCAAAAAAGTCTTCATTTGGAAATAAAATTACTATTTTTCGCTTCAATCAAAAAAGTTCAAATCACTTCAATAATTAATAATACTAATCATCTCTGAGCCCTATTTTTTCTATCTCACTATCCGCTTTAAAGCCTATCACTTCCTTATAAATTAAAAACACAGGTAAATAAATAATAGACATTGTAAACAGCAACCCTATTCCGCAACCTAATATTCCTAACATTGCCAGAATACCAGTAACAAATAAGGCGCCAAAAGTTATGAGCCATTTTTTATTTCCTAACGCAAAACTTGCTTTAACAATTTCTGTTTCACTTAAATCTGGATTAAAAGCAAAAATGATTGCAAAATATGATAAAGGCACAATAGCATATATATAAGGAATCAAAAACAACAGCTGTGCAGTTGTTGCTATTAAGGTATATATAATACCTAACATAAACACCTTTGTAAAATATTCTTTATTAAAAAAATAAAAATAATCATCGCGTCCTGTTTCTCCCGAATCCATTTGTCTACAAATCCTATAAAACGCCCCAACAAGAGCAAGTGTTAAAGTACTAACTAAAATGGTTTGGGGAACACTGTATAATGCATTTTGAGAATAAAAACTCGAAAACGATTCTAAGTCAAACCCATCATTAAAATCAAAAACATCCGGAGCAAGACCAATAAGTCCAAAGACAAAATTTATAATTACAGCAGCAATCATTACAATAACAACAACTAAAAACCCTTTAAGCCATACTTTTTTATATAAGTCTATAGAATTGCTAATAATTTCTCCGAAATCTAAAGGCTTTGCATGACCTATCTTCTGTAATAGGGAATCTAACGTATTCATAGTTGGTTTGGTTAAATTGGTTATAATGAACAGTTCAATGATTTAAAAACAGTTGCAATATAATACAAACAAAAAAAACCTGCATAAAAGCAGGTTTTTAAATAACAAATTTCTTGAAATTTATATATTTAGATTCCCATTTTATTCATTGTCTTGTATTTTATAATAATGAATTCATGAAATAAAAATTTGCTTGCCGAATTTAAATTCAGCGAAGCTAATCTTGCGATTTCACGGGAATGACAATTCCATAATAATATTATCTTAATGAATATGAACTTATCAAATCGACACCATCTTCAATATATTTATATTGATATAAATTATCACCTCCTACCATAAGCAAGCTATTTTCTAATGGAATGACGTCTTTAGATTGAATATCATCATATGTTTTTGTTAGTTTGACATCTAACGGTTCTTCTTTATCAAATAACTTTAATCCAGAAGTGCCATCGCAAACAAATAACGTGTTTTCTTTAATACCTAATCCGTAAGGATTCTCTAATTCGTAACGACTCGCTAATTTTGGCGTTGCTTTATCACTAATATCAATCACTTCTAAAACGCTTTCCAATTGCCCACAATCATTTCCTCCACGTAACGTTAAATAGGCATAATCCCCATCCACAACTACAGGGTCACAGCCTTCCCAATGTGTAAATTCTGAAATATATTCTGGTGATGATGGGTTTGCTATACTATAAATATACATGCCATTAGTGCTTCCTAAATACAAATATTCACCAGCTTGAAACATAGTTTCGATATTCCACCCAGCATTTTGTGTATTTGCAAGCACTGGAGATGATAAATTTTGAATATTAAAGATGGCCATTTGATAATTCCCAACGGTATATAAATAATTATCTACTATTTGAAAACGTGCCAAAGAACCTCCTTGACCTGTAACCGATTCTGCTGACGATGAGGCCAAAGCACCATTTTGAAGCACAACATCAATAAATTGGTTGTCTATTTTTTTACGCCTTTCGGTAGTTACTGTCCAACCTACAATAATATTGTTTTCCAAATCTACCTTCCCATAATCTACAGCTTGAGCTTCAATGGGAATGTCATAATCATAAATACTAAACACATCGTTTAGCCTTTCAACGAAAGCAATTGAATTAATATCAGAGATATCGAAAACCACTAAATCGGTTGCACTATCAGCATATAAAAAATCATCTTTTACCGAAATGTCTTCATTCCCTGGAATCTTAATAAATTTAATGGCTTTTGGTAATTCAGGGTTAGAATTATCAATAACATGCACTCCTTTATTAACATCACTAACAAAAATATAATTTTTATAAGCATATATTTTGCCTGTTTCTTCAATTTTTTCAGGAACCGTAATAGCAACCGAACTTCTAAAATCAGCTTTAGTCATTAATTCAGGAATTGCTACTTGAACAAGCTCGAAATTAAGATCCTTTTTATCGCAAGACCATATACTTATGAAGAATAGGAGTAAAAGAAAGTATTTAAATTTCATAGCAAATCATTTTAGTTTAATATTTATATCGCAATGAAGACTCCAAGCCTTCAAGGTGTAATATAACTTCATTACTTCCGCTAATTTGAAGTGGCGTTAAATCAAATGTGATTGTTTTTTTAAAAACCGCCAAACAAGCCTCTTCATTTATTAATTGAAATTTCAAATAGCGTTGTTCTGGTGAAGACTCGGCAACAGCTCCGGAATCTACTAAATTAAATTCCCAGGAATTACCATCACAACCAGAAGCACTTATTTCAATAGCTAAGCAATTATCTGTTATTTCTGTGCTAACAAAATCAAAATCAGCAGAAACCAAGTTATCATAAATATTTTTATTTACCATAGTTTTTTGATCACAAATTTCTATAATAGGGCTAATATCATGATCATCTTCACATTTAGTGCTCAAAAAACAACACATTATAGAAACAACAAAAAGAATCTTTCTCAACATGATTAAATTTATTTATTAGATTAATATTTTAATACAGGAAACCCATTTTCACATGTCACCTCTTTTGGTTGCTGAGGCAAATCACATGTTGAAACTATTCCCCATTTTATATTATAAGCATTTTCCAAATTAGTATATGCTTCAACTTTTTGCAAAAAGGTCACTGTATCTATTTGCGTAGAGTAAGCTATATACCCCTGGGGGCCTCCACAAGCTTTAGAACCGTAAGCGGTAAAAACCCAATCAATAGCGTTTGTACAAGATACACTTATTGACAATTTATAAATCTCATCAAATGCATCCATCAATTTTCGGTGGTCTTTTTCCTGTTCCGTTAATTCCCTTTTTACTACTAATTCATTTTCAGTAAGCGATACAATACGCCAGGCATAATTACCGGGATACTGCTCTTGAGATATAGTTATGAGCGTATTATTTAATTCCCATTGGCCCTTAGAATCGAAAAAAACTAGTGGTGGCGTTCCACAAAAACCAGAAGAACGTTCAACCATATCGCCATTTTCCTTGAATAAAATACCATAGTCTTCTTCAGGCAAAGCACTTGCTCTCCTATATGTTGTTTC from Flavivirga spongiicola encodes:
- a CDS encoding LVIVD repeat-containing protein, producing the protein MKFKYFLLLLFFISIWSCDKKDLNFELVQVAIPELMTKADFRSSVAITVPEKIEETGKIYAYKNYIFVSDVNKGVHVIDNSNPELPKAIKFIKIPGNEDISVKDDFLYADSATDLVVFDISDINSIAFVERLNDVFSIYDYDIPIEAQAVDYGKVDLENNIIVGWTVTTERRKKIDNQFIDVVLQNGALASSSAESVTGQGGSLARFQIVDNYLYTVGNYQMAIFNIQNLSSPVLANTQNAGWNIETMFQAGEYLYLGSTNGMYIYSIANPSSPEYISEFTHWEGCDPVVVDGDYAYLTLRGGNDCGQLESVLEVIDISDKATPKLASRYELENPYGLGIKENTLFVCDGTSGLKLFDKEEPLDVKLTKTYDDIQSKDVIPLENSLLMVGGDNLYQYKYIEDGVDLISSYSLR
- a CDS encoding lipocalin-like domain-containing protein, with the translated sequence MKKILFTISVICCFINMQCSDDDANNIDPDNLLIGTWVEPTYDGEETTYRRASALPEEDYGILFKENGDMVERSSGFCGTPPLVFFDSKGQWELNNTLITISQEQYPGNYAWRIVSLTENELVVKRELTEQEKDHRKLMDAFDEIYKLSISVSCTNAIDWVFTAYGSKACGGPQGYIAYSTQIDTVTFLQKVEAYTNLENAYNIKWGIVSTCDLPQQPKEVTCENGFPVLKY